The genomic DNA GGGACCAGATGTCGCCCAGAGCCCTAAAGGGGTCGGGTTCTGGTCGAACCGAGTAGACGAGGTCGGAGATGTCCATATACCTGACTGCCATGCTGGTTCTTGGTCAGTTTTGGCAGACAGGACCACAGACCGGGTTCCGCTTCACGCGCTTCGATGGCGAGTACTCATCTCAGACCGGCAAGGTGTATTTTCTGGGCGGCCGACTGGCTGATGATGATACTGACGGTTCAGTCTGGTGCTTTATCCCGGACAGCGGCACCTACCGGGACACAAGAGTGGAAATGCCGATACCTGTGTCCAACTACACGATTTGTGGGCTCAGGGACGGTTACGCTCCGTCCGACAGCTTCGGTTTCTACATTGTCGGTGGTCGGCGCAGCCGGGGCCAGAAAACCGATGCAGTGCAAGCATATTACCCGGTCACAAACAACGCACGCAGTGTCTCGACCGACCTTCTGCCGATGCGCATCGGCAACCGGATACCAATACCCGGCGCAGCCGCGGTCTGTGGTAACAAGCTGTATGTGTTCGGCGGTTTCAACGAGTCGCTGGCTCCGTACCTAACCGGCGAGACCTGGGTATTTGACCCGATGGGCCCAGTAGGCGCGTGCTGGTCCCGGGTGGTCGGTGCAGACCTTAGCCTGCCCCGTTGCTACATAACCTCTGCCGTTGTCAACGGAAAGATATATGCACTAGGCGGATGCACCTTTGTTCCAAACGTGCTTACACCTAGACGTATCTGCGAAGTATTCGACCCAGCCAATCCTAGTGCTGGCTGGAGGAGAATCGCCGACCTTCCGGATTCCTCGGCCGAGACCCGTGCTTTCGGTTTTGACTCGACCGGTCCGGCCGGATTCGCCAACCGGATAGTCTTGGCCGGAAACGGTAAGTGGCCGAGTGAAACCAACCAGTGCTTCATCTACGACACAAAAACAGACTCTTGGGCCACGTTTCCTAGTCTGCTGCAGGCCAGAAAACACCACGCTGCTGCCCTAATACCTGCTCCCGGCCAGGGAGGTCGGATATGGCAGATGTGGGTATTTGGAGGAAGACAAGGGGCCGACACCGCTGTGCTCAAAAGTGCGGAGTTCTACAACCTGCCGCCCGGTGTGGCTGAGCAGGGTGATACGAAGATCAGGACTCACACGCTTGCACTCAAGTCCGGCCCTTTCACCCGCAGACTTTCTGTCCGTTACTCAGTTCCTAGCGCTTCTGAAGTAATGCTCGTCCTGCTTGGCCCGGACGGTAGAGTGGTGCAGGAGTTGGTGCGCGGGTATAAGTCTGCAGGAGTGTATGAGATCGGCTGTGACGCGGCCAAACTTTCGGCCGGCGTGTATCTGGTCCATTTCTCGGACGGTCAGCATAGCGAGACTGCGAAAGCCGTGAAAGCAAGATGAGAATACAGGCGCGGGGCATAACCGAATCATCCGACGATTCGGAGTGTGCCCCAAGCCAACCGTAGGAGGCGCAATGACCCGCCTATGTTTGTTTCTGGTACTGGTTTCGGCTGTCTTGGCCGGTAGGATGGTGCCGGAACTTGAAGAGATACTCGCCACAGCGCGGCCAGATGAAATGATTCCGGTCATCGTACACCTGAAAGAAAAGGCCGACCTGTCTGTGTTGGATGGTGCGACACGGGAGCAGAAGGTGGAGTACTTGAAGACTTGGGCTGACCGCACCCAGGCATCGCTGCTCGAATTCTTACGCACCACAACAGCCACAGACATCAAACCCTTCTGGCTCTCCAACTGCATCGCGCTGAAGGCAAGACCGGACGAAATCCATACCATCGTAGCGCGCGGAGATGTCGAGTATGTCACGGATGACTTCGTGGTCATGTTGGTCGACTTTGGCTCTGCTTCACCTGCCGTGGAAGATGCTACCGACGACCAAGAGTGGAATCTGGATATGGTGAGGGCCCCGGAGTGCTGGGCTGAAGGTTACACAGGAGAGGGAGTCGTCGTCGGAACAGTCGACACCGGGCTGGACGACACGTACGGGCTCTGCGTTGGTTTCTATGATGCGGTGAATGGAGAGTCGTACTCCTACGATGACAATGGCCACGGCACCCACGTAGCAGGCATCATAGCAGACTACTGGTGGGCCTGCGGCGTGGCGCCGGGCGCACGCGTCATGGCGGCCAAGGCCCTAGACCGATGGGGCGAAGGCAGGGCTTCCTGGATTCACGCCTGCTTCAACTGGTATGCCGGGCTAGGAAACAACGCACCGCGGGTCATTAACAATTCGTGGACCACTTACCGGACGATTCTTGAGTATTGGGCTGACTGCCTGAATCTACGTGCTCTAGGCATCATCTCTGTCTTTGCCATTGGCAACGAGTGGAGCAGTCCCGCTCCACCATCGTCGGACTGCGCGCCCGGCAACTACCCGACTGTCATCGGTGTTGGCGCAACTGACCAGTATGACAACGTAGCGTTCTTTTCGTGTCGTGGCCCGGCGCCGAATGAACCACCATGGAACCAGCCCCAGTACTGGGGCAGACCGGACTGGAATCTCACCAAGCCGGACATCTCTGCTCCGGGCGATGAGATTCTGTCGTGCAGAAGCAATTTCTTTGGATATCGCCGCATGAGCGGAACCTCTCAGGCCGCTCCTCATGTGACCGGGTGCATCGCACTGATGCTGGATAAGAACCCGAATCTGACCTATCAGCAGGTCTATGACATACTTCTTGACAACGCCGACCGGCCTTCTCAGGGAGACCCGTACCCCAACAGCAACTACGGGTGGGGTAGGCTCAACTGTGCCGCTGCGCTGTCGGCTGTCCCCCTATTGGAAACCGACGCGAGAACCGTTCGTGTCCCATTGCGTCAGTGGGTGATCAGCGGAGTTCCGGTCACCGTTCAGGCCATAGTGCAGAACTGCGGGTCCGTGCCTCAGCTCGGCTTCCCCGTGAAACTACAAATCACCGATTCCACCGGGGCTGTCGTGTACGAAGATCTGGACGAGTCCAGCGGGTCTCTTGCCAGCCGCGAGCAAGACACCGTTGTGTTCTCGCCAGACTGGTCGCCTCCGGTACCAGCAGGGCGCCAGGACCGGTACAGGATCTCGGTCTGGACAGAACTGACCGGCGACATGAGAACCGCCAACGACACACACATTGTGAGTCTTCGAGTTGTGCGAGAACCTTTCATTCCTCCCTATTTAGAAAAGTTCTACGGTTGGGGACCACTCGGCGACAACCCTCTGCCTGGCTGGCGTATCATCGCCGGCGGGACAGAGCCCGTACCTACCTGGAACACTAATGACTGGCACAAGAGCGGAAGTA from candidate division WOR-3 bacterium includes the following:
- a CDS encoding S8 family serine peptidase; the encoded protein is MTRLCLFLVLVSAVLAGRMVPELEEILATARPDEMIPVIVHLKEKADLSVLDGATREQKVEYLKTWADRTQASLLEFLRTTTATDIKPFWLSNCIALKARPDEIHTIVARGDVEYVTDDFVVMLVDFGSASPAVEDATDDQEWNLDMVRAPECWAEGYTGEGVVVGTVDTGLDDTYGLCVGFYDAVNGESYSYDDNGHGTHVAGIIADYWWACGVAPGARVMAAKALDRWGEGRASWIHACFNWYAGLGNNAPRVINNSWTTYRTILEYWADCLNLRALGIISVFAIGNEWSSPAPPSSDCAPGNYPTVIGVGATDQYDNVAFFSCRGPAPNEPPWNQPQYWGRPDWNLTKPDISAPGDEILSCRSNFFGYRRMSGTSQAAPHVTGCIALMLDKNPNLTYQQVYDILLDNADRPSQGDPYPNSNYGWGRLNCAAALSAVPLLETDARTVRVPLRQWVISGVPVTVQAIVQNCGSVPQLGFPVKLQITDSTGAVVYEDLDESSGSLASREQDTVVFSPDWSPPVPAGRQDRYRISVWTELTGDMRTANDTHIVSLRVVREPFIPPYLEKFYGWGPLGDNPLPGWRIIAGGTEPVPTWNTNDWHKSGSKARIYSDPDYLDFEQTRDTLMTPLLDCSGTGPYGIAYDNNFQDEDGVDEDTAFVLLSADGGSSWVVLGSQKDCAVDSRTGYDITSLAAGHADVRIAFVAHFGERGRTMWRIDDFAFSTQREWFGTELDSIPLGPKKRRVKAGGALAVARNRFIYALKGNNTNEFYVYDIRNNKWTFADSVPCPAEKNVKAGAALACDGERYVYLLKGNKTKEFWRFDTERGDTIWKRLPDVPGEKGIKAGSGLAYLRSKGTERVYCLKGKTREWYAFDCKTGHWLTDLESAPGGARGKAFKRGSCLAAGQDAVFALKGMSRNHDRQTEFYCYLPHTGKWVILDSLPATIPVSGSYPKDGAALACDQENNRVYALYGGGSSLFRYYHYASDSANVWGAWDTARKASSAAGLHYIKQGGAAACADGILYVLKGNNTLKFWAVTPGLNIEELAAPPPWLPGSGSQSAKTAASVVSAVNGNLVFGEDLRTSGPIRLTLVDVVGRRLKTAEVNQQEVARTGAAMLDLKGMAPGVYILRLEADGVCRSRKLVVVR